The Actinomycetota bacterium region CACCAGGTCTTCTTCCTGCAGATGGACAACCAGTCGTTGCGCGCCCTCAACACGGCGGGCCTGTTCGACAAGCAGACCTACACGGCCGGGGTCCCCTCGGGTACCTCGGGCGAGACGACGCGCACCGAGATGTACGCGGTCAAGCTGGGTCCGGCCGTCTTCGTCACGGTGCCCGGGGAGCTCTTCCCCGAGATCGCGCTGGGCGTCTACGGGAGGCCGGACTGTCCGGCGGCCGACACCGGTCGACCCCACGAGCCCGGCATCCGCCAGCAGTTCCCGGACTCCAGCTACCACTTCGTACTCGGGCTCGGGATGGACGAGCTCGGCTACATCGTCCCCGGGTACGACTTCTGGTCGGTCGGGGTGGACCGTCCGTCCGGCCGCGGAAACAACGACCCCAGCAACCCGCAGCGGTGGGCGAGCCGGGAGCTCGGCTCCTCGAGCGCCCTGACCTACATCGGGGTGGAGCAGGCGACGGACCCGTGCGGCGTCCGCCACTACGAGGAGACGGTCTCGGCCTCGAGCGTGATGGCTCCCGTCGTCGCGTGCACGGCCGCCCAGCTGGCCGGACGCGACCCCTGGTCCGACCTCGCCGCGTACCCCGCGTGCTCTCCCGAGAACACGAAGACGGGACCGATGGGCACGCGGCCCACGAACCTGCTCGACTAGCGCTCTGGGGGCCGCGGCGCTGCGCGCCGCGGCCCCCAGCTAACCCGCGTAGATTCCGCCGTCGATCACGAGCGCCTCGCCCGTGACGAACGCAGCGTCGTCGGACGCCAGGTACAGCACCGCCTTCGCCACCTCCTCCGGGCTCCCGAGCCTCCCGAGGGGCTGACGCGCGACGAGCGCGGCGCGGGCTGCCTCGGGATCGGGGGCCTCCGAGAGCAGGCGTCCCACCCAGGGGGAGTCGACCGTGCCGGGGCAGACGCAGTTGCACCGCACCCCGGTGCCGGCGTACTGGATCGCCACCTGCTTCGTGAACGCGATCACCGCCCCCTTCGTGGCGCAGTAGGCCGCACGGTCGCGCAGCCCGATCATCCCGGCCACCGAGGCGGTGTTCACGATCGCGCCTGACCC contains the following coding sequences:
- a CDS encoding SDR family NAD(P)-dependent oxidoreductase is translated as MSRFEGRTVVVTGAGSGIGAEMVRLFAAEGATVVGADLVMDTISGAAVAVACDVSSPDDVERLIATAVGETGRLDVLCNNAGIGSTADPVSCTVEEWDRLFAVNCRGVFLGTKHALPHMLAAGSGAIVNTASVAGMIGLRDRAAYCATKGAVIAFTKQVAIQYAGTGVRCNCVCPGTVDSPWVGRLLSEAPDPEAARAALVARQPLGRLGSPEEVAKAVLYLASDDAAFVTGEALVIDGGIYAG